One Bos indicus isolate NIAB-ARS_2022 breed Sahiwal x Tharparkar chromosome 10, NIAB-ARS_B.indTharparkar_mat_pri_1.0, whole genome shotgun sequence DNA window includes the following coding sequences:
- the CIDEB gene encoding lipid transferase CIDEB isoform X1, which yields MEYLSNLDPSSLLRSVSNMSADLGRKVWTSAPPRQRPFRVCDNKRTTRKGLTAATRQELLDKALEALVLSGALTLVLEEDGTTVESEEFFQLLEDDTCLMVLELGQSWSPRRSGVLSYGLGQEKPKHSKDIARITFDVYKQSPRDLFGSLNIKATFYGLYSLSCDIQGLGPKKILRELLRWASSLLQGLGHMLLGISSTLRRAVEGTERWQRQGRLKPY from the exons ATGGAATACCTCTCTAACCTGGACCCCAGCAGCCTGCTCAG GTCAGTATCCAACATGAGCGCCGATTTGGGCCGAAAGGTCTGGACCTCGGCTCCACCACGCCAGCGACCTTTCCGAGTCTGTGATAACAAGCGGACCACCCGGAAAGGCCTGACAGCCGCTACCCGTCAGGAACTGCTAGACAAG GCTCTGGAGGCCCTGGTGCTGAGTGGAGCGCTCACACTGGTGCTGGAGGAAGACGGGACCACCGTGGAGAGCGAGGAGTTCTTCCAGCTGTTGGAGGATGACACGTGCCTGATGGTGCTGGAGTTGGGACAGAGCTGGAGCCCCCGCAGG AGTGGGGTGCTGTCATATGGCCTGGGCCAggagaagcccaagcacagcaaggACATCGCCCGCATCACCTTCGACGTATACAAGCAGAGCCCTCGAGATCTCTTCGGCAGCCTGAATATCAAAGCCACGTTCTACGGGCTCTACTCCTTGAGCTGTGACATTCAAGGACTCGGCCCAAAGAAAATACTCAG GGAGCTCCTCCGATGGGCCTCCTCACTGCTGCAAGGCCTGGGCCATATGCTGCTGGGGATTTCCTCCACCCTTCGTCGTGCAGTAGAAGGGACTGAGCGGTGGCAGCGGCAGGGTCGCCTCAAACCCTACTGA
- the CIDEB gene encoding lipid transferase CIDEB isoform X2, translating to MSADLGRKVWTSAPPRQRPFRVCDNKRTTRKGLTAATRQELLDKALEALVLSGALTLVLEEDGTTVESEEFFQLLEDDTCLMVLELGQSWSPRRSGVLSYGLGQEKPKHSKDIARITFDVYKQSPRDLFGSLNIKATFYGLYSLSCDIQGLGPKKILRELLRWASSLLQGLGHMLLGISSTLRRAVEGTERWQRQGRLKPY from the exons ATGAGCGCCGATTTGGGCCGAAAGGTCTGGACCTCGGCTCCACCACGCCAGCGACCTTTCCGAGTCTGTGATAACAAGCGGACCACCCGGAAAGGCCTGACAGCCGCTACCCGTCAGGAACTGCTAGACAAG GCTCTGGAGGCCCTGGTGCTGAGTGGAGCGCTCACACTGGTGCTGGAGGAAGACGGGACCACCGTGGAGAGCGAGGAGTTCTTCCAGCTGTTGGAGGATGACACGTGCCTGATGGTGCTGGAGTTGGGACAGAGCTGGAGCCCCCGCAGG AGTGGGGTGCTGTCATATGGCCTGGGCCAggagaagcccaagcacagcaaggACATCGCCCGCATCACCTTCGACGTATACAAGCAGAGCCCTCGAGATCTCTTCGGCAGCCTGAATATCAAAGCCACGTTCTACGGGCTCTACTCCTTGAGCTGTGACATTCAAGGACTCGGCCCAAAGAAAATACTCAG GGAGCTCCTCCGATGGGCCTCCTCACTGCTGCAAGGCCTGGGCCATATGCTGCTGGGGATTTCCTCCACCCTTCGTCGTGCAGTAGAAGGGACTGAGCGGTGGCAGCGGCAGGGTCGCCTCAAACCCTACTGA